From the genome of Deltaproteobacteria bacterium:
TCATCTGGATAAAATCAGGCTCGTTAACGATCTGCTGAAAAAAGGGGATGGTGGTTTTTACCCCTATGATGATGAAGCCGCTCAATGCCCGGGAAAGTCGATCCACTGCCTCCTGCCAGGTGAAGCCGTAGACCGTGAGCTTCACCATCATGGAATCGTAGAACGGGGGAATTTCATAGCCCTGATAAATGGCCCCGTCGAGTCTGACGCCATGTCCTGCGGAAGACTGGTACACTTGAACCACACCGGGCGTTGCCAGAAACTCATTCTTGGGATCCTCGGCATTGATTCGCAGCTCTATGGCGTAGCCCCGTTCCACAACTGCTTTCTGCGAAAAGCTGATCGGCTCTCCCATGGCAATCAACAGCTGTTCACGCACGATGTCTATGCCAGTAACCATTTCGGTCACCGTGTGTTCCACCTGAATTCTGGTGTTCACCTCCAGGAAATAGAACCTGCCGTCAGGCTCCACCAGGAACTCGACTGTGCCGGCGCTCTGGTAGTTCGACGCTTTGGCCACGCGTACCGCAGCGTCACAGATCTCTGCTGTGAGCTCTTTTGGCAAACCTGCCGGCGCAATCTCGATCAGTTTCTGATGGCGGCGTTGAATCGAGCAGTTTCTGGTACCCAGATGGACCACGTTGCCAAAACTATCCGCCAGGATCTGTACTTCAATGTGCTGCGGCCGCGAAAGGCATTTTTCCAAGTATATGTCATCGTTGCCAAAGGCCATGAGCGCCTCTGAACGGGATTGCTTCAGGCCGGCCAGCAGACTCCTTTCGTCGTCGACCTGACGAATCCCCCTGCCGCCGCCCCCGGATACTGCCTTGATCATAATGGGAAAACCATATTCAGCAGCAAAGGCAAGGGCCTCCTCATTTGCTGCCTCACCGGCACTCAAGGTTTCTGTGGCCGGGATCACCGGAATGTCAGAGTTCCTGGCAATGTCTCTAGCAATGACCTTGCTGCCCAGACTGCGAATGACCTCATGGGGAGGTCCAATGAAGACCAGACCCGCCTCGATGCATGCCTCGGGAAACTCTGGGTTCTCGGCCAGAAATCCGTAGCCCGGGTGTATGGCCTCTGCCCCTGTCTTCTTGGCCGCCTCGATAATTTTGTCGATGTCGAGGTAGTCTTTTCTCGGACCAGGGCCTATACATATCGCCTCATCAGCACGCATGATGTGGAAGGCATCCTTGTCCGTTTCCTCATAGATGGCCACTGCTTTGATGTCCAACTCCTGGGCGGATCTGATGATGCGCAGGGCAATCTCGCCCCGGTTGGCAATGAGGATTTTTTCGAACATGCGCTGCTCGATCATACGGCTCTCCCCTGTGGGCCATATGAAATGTGTTCCGTGTGACCAGATCCGCTGGAAAGTACCCACCAAAAAATCTATCGCCAAGGTAGCATAAAAGTCTTTCCCTGTAAACGAAGGGCAGCAGGCTGCCACAAGATAAAATCATG
Proteins encoded in this window:
- a CDS encoding acetyl-CoA carboxylase biotin carboxylase subunit — translated: MFEKILIANRGEIALRIIRSAQELDIKAVAIYEETDKDAFHIMRADEAICIGPGPRKDYLDIDKIIEAAKKTGAEAIHPGYGFLAENPEFPEACIEAGLVFIGPPHEVIRSLGSKVIARDIARNSDIPVIPATETLSAGEAANEEALAFAAEYGFPIMIKAVSGGGGRGIRQVDDERSLLAGLKQSRSEALMAFGNDDIYLEKCLSRPQHIEVQILADSFGNVVHLGTRNCSIQRRHQKLIEIAPAGLPKELTAEICDAAVRVAKASNYQSAGTVEFLVEPDGRFYFLEVNTRIQVEHTVTEMVTGIDIVREQLLIAMGEPISFSQKAVVERGYAIELRINAEDPKNEFLATPGVVQVYQSSAGHGVRLDGAIYQGYEIPPFYDSMMVKLTVYGFTWQEAVDRLSRALSGFIIIGVKTTIPFFQQIVNEPDFIQMKFDTSYLDTHPQLLDYEEKEREVDKIARLIAEINAYGYNPYAQ